The Montipora capricornis isolate CH-2021 chromosome 3, ASM3666992v2, whole genome shotgun sequence genome includes the window TAATCATATTCGTGATAAACAACTCGGGTTCCCGCTGCGAGGTCGTCCGAGTTTGTTTTCACTCCTacgattacagaccgaattggactccactcagtcctataaTTTACCAGTACTAATACAAATCCCATTTTTATTGACAcgataattttctttcttaccAGTTGTTAAAGATACGAACAAGAGTTTTCTTCGAGGGCTTACACCCCTTAAAAATACTTGTTACAATACTGATAGCATAAGTCAATTTGACAAGAGGGTTGTGAAGAGGGGGTCCTAATCCCATTTCCcagcaaattgtttttttcaaatcccaGCTCAAGTCCCCACAATCCCAGCCTGTGTTGCGCAACTTGAAATCCCATTcccatttttctattgtttttgtttcatgaaTCCCAGTCCCAGTGCACAAAATCCCATTTCCCAGCCTCTAAAAAAGGCAAATCCCAGCTCCCATTTTACCCCTTCACGACCCTCTGACAATGGTGTCGAGTCGGATTTTATCGTTCCTTTTTTGCTTTATGTTATCATCCATTGGGTGGTATTTGTAAGTCTGAACAGCTCTTTAGAAGTTAGAGCTTCAGTTTTGGCTGGAAATTGCGTGTACCAGCGTGTTCATTATAGTTTGAAGAACACCTCTCAATTTCCAGCAGTAAATTAGTGGGTTCAGAGATGAATTTAACAACAGCAGAGTAACAGTGTATTGTTTAACTGCCTTCAGTACAGCGACACCAGGATAAAAGCTGATAAACCCCAGAGTACAAACAAATGGCAGATAGCATACCAAAAACAAGACGTAGATGTGAATTGTCATGAAGGTAGATTTCCTCAGCGTGCTGGCGTTCGACACATTAGGCGCGTTTTCTTGTACTGTGGGCTGCACTTGAAGGGAATGGATTTGATGAGCGTGGCGTCGCACGGTTGCGTATATCATGGAGTTTAGAACTCCCGAGACAACGAAACACGATACTACGATGATGGCAAACAACACATATGCGATATGGAACGGGATTAGCCAAATTAACGTGATAAGTCCGCTTAAGACCCAAACCGAGATCACAGCTGTTACGATTCGTTGGTAAGTCACAAGTTCCTGGTACCTGAGGTGTAGATGGATCGCCAAGAATCTGTCCAAGCTTAAAGACAGAACACCGAAGAACGAAGGATAAGCGAATTGAAAGGCCACAAGAAAAGAAACCCTGTCAAAAGTTGGAAAGCTTGTGTCGAGATCTGCTTGCAACCGTGACTCTAGGGCGAAACGTgtgatgaacagtggatgaacCAGTATGCCGACACCAAGATCAGAAACGGCCAAACTCAGTAGCAATGCTTTCAAGGGCTTTGGAACAGAGGGAGTTTTTCTCAAGGCGTACATTGTGGCACCATTCAACGTTAAGGCAGTGAAACACAATACGGCGTTGAAGACAATGTTGGGGATGGTTGACCAGTACAATGCCGCTTCCATCGTGGTGGAAAGTTTATTTTCCAAAGCTTttgagtttctttttcttgaagtGGTGTGCAAAGACCGCTCAAGTCTCCAatgaggccttccaaggggggTTCTGATGTCGCTTTGTCGCTCATTTTCCAGCCCACCTGTCGCCAATTTGGCTAGAGATAAATGTCGCTGTCGTTTTTTCGCTAGAATACAAATGTTCCCTAAACGTCCTTAATTTTTGCGTCCTGTAATTTCGTTTAATTTGTATCGACAATCAAATGGTGACAAGTAAAATTAGGGAATATAAAGgttcgggaaattatttgattttggacaaaacgcgcgtgaaattattacctaatttcacgagtagaccatttgattagctattaaatATCATGGGTGAAAAgttacgttcataagacgccattttgccaatgtaggaaaagttgccatggcagcattgtaatttcacacgtgaaatcatcaattaacgctgaaatttcgagCCAAAAATAAGGAGAATTTGAcacccatgttatcaaaagagTAAGCGCCCACAAAAACTCCCTTGTTTTTAATAGAAGATCAACCACTTTAgttttgtttcctcggtgggttatgcattttcactctcgcgagtcaaaatgtgagtgcttagtaagggtatggtgtcgtttcatcAACTAGTAAAATTGAAGGCGCCGTGGAAATATGTAAATACGAATGCAAATATTAAAGTACTGcgagtgtatttgaactgcacgagaaccattaccttcaagcgcAATGAACACCACTAGGACAGtagcgaaaagaaagcttgaaaaaaaaatccattactGTTAAGCATAAAATTTTCAGGCACCTTTTGGGTAGTAGCCAAAAGGCGGGGCCGCGGCCGgggggtctttttttttttctaaattttcttgtttgaatttttgCCGTCATTCTCCCGtaatgttcggcatctttccttcattcatggtggaaattagtcaaaaaaatatggaacataCGGAAGGTACGAAAGGGACATCCTtgtttcgaaattaagagaatttcagactaaaattggagtttttgtggggaatatacgctaacggtagtagccaaaacgcagGGCCAAAACGCAGGGCCAGGACCGGGGTCGCGGTCGGGGTGcctttttttcccaatttttttcttgtttcaatttttgtcgttattctcctgtactgttgttttcaaaatgaccggtatctgtccttcatttatggtggaaatttgTTAAAAACTTTAAGGAACTTACGgaagctataaaaaattcttaAGGGACATCTcagttttttttctcgaaatcggactttgtttgctttgtgttttgaaatcgaagttggtttttgcgagcatctgacttagtgtttccgaaaatcggagtttgtttttcgaaataaagataatttccgaaaatgctgaaattggagtttatgaaatatacgccaactgccagaaaCACTGATGCGGggagactcgctgagctccacactcaaatgtttacttcttgaggaaaaaaaacgggatgatcgtcacgcagtcacgctatgttctgtttcgttttaattgtatggCGGAGAAGGTTTTTTGTGTGGAAGATCATTGATGTAGATCACAAACAGTATTGGGCCCAATATGGATCCTTGAGGAACCCCATGACTAATTGCTAAATTGGATGATATGTCCTGAGTGTGTTTGACCCTCTCAAATCGGGTAGTCAGATAGTTTTCAAACCATTTCAGGCTTTTCTCTCTAATTCCGTAATGTTCTAGTTTATGAGGTAAGCACTGGTGGTCAACAAGGTCGAACGCTTTTCTCAGATCTATAAAAATAGATCCAGTCATCATCTGTCTGTCCATTTGTTCTAAAATATGATCTACAAAGTACACAGCGGCAGTTTCGGTAGAATGCTTCTTCCGGAATCCTGACTGATTGATCGATAGAAGATTGTATTTGATAAGAAATACTACAAGCTGTGATTGAATTGCTCGTTCCATTACTTTGGAGATCAAAGGAAGGACTGAAATTGGGCGATAATTGTTTGGATCGCTCTTATCTCAAGATTTGTATATTGGAGTGACCTTCGCTGTTTTCCATTCAGATGGAATTGTACTCGTAGAAATTGTCAGATTAATGATATAAGTAATCGATTCAGATATTTCAGGAGCTGCATCTTTCAGTAATCGAGCAGGAATTCCATCAAGACCCGTGGCTTTCGTTGACTTCATTTGGAGCAGTTCTTTTCGAACAAAACTAGAGGACACCTCTTCTAGGACAAAGTCGTGATTAACTTTAGGTGTTAAAACTTTCGGTAAAGTAGAACAATCAAAATGGCTAGAAAGAATATCTGCCATTCAAGCATGAGGCCGTTAGTCCATCACCACTTGGTGGCACTGTTTTGGTCTTTTTTGGAACGATTTTATGCAAGGTTCGCcacatttctttaaaatcttTTTCTTCGGCCAGTTGGTTAGAATAAtaattgcttttctctttacGCATTCTAGTGTTGATTGTGTTACGCAATCGTTTGTAATTGCTCCAATGCAGTTCTTTGTTTGTACTAAGAGCCTTCTTGTGGTGATAATCACCTTCATGCATAAGTTGTTTCAGGTCGCTAGTTAGCCACGGCACCGAATATCCACGTACTCGACGCGTAACAATAGGTGAATGTTTGTCTGCAGCTGTTAAGAATAGATCTTTGAATGCGTGCCAGCATTCATCTATGGTCTCTTGAAGTTTGATAATTTCCCATGGGATATATTTTAACTCTTCACGGAACAATGCCGAGTTGTAGTGTTTATAATTTCTGGTTTCGATAATTTTTGGCGGAGGTCGCTTCATCGTGTGAAGCTTTCTAACCCCAAATATAGCACTGTGGTCAGAAAAACCAACTGGTAAAACTCCAGTAGAATAAAGCTCTGGTCTTGAAGTGAAAAACAAATCGATTAAGGTCCTTGAATGCTGAGTTATTCTTGTAAAACCCTGTCCGATAACAAACTGTCTGACAACAACTTGGAATGTGAATTAGTGGGaaataggagttttttaaaccaatcacaatcgaggaaattaCAATTGTTATGATTAAACACGAAACACACTTTCATGAAGTACGTACAACGTTTCATGACATATAGTTCAAGTCGAGGATTGACATAACCCACTGAAATTACAACAATGGAAACTCGCCGTTTTGGGTAAAAACTCTCAAAACGCTGGTACGACTTTAAAAAGTGTTTAGTcatgttaaaaagaaaaatcgaCAGCCATTTGTCTtaaaatttaaggttttttggttttgttcatGGGATTTAAAGTTCACAGAGGAGCACGAGAACGGTTGCAACGTATTGTACTAAATCAAAAATTGAAGTAAGTtactaaagaaataaaaaaaggccAGAGGCCCAAATCACAgtaaataatggtaataggactgagtggagtccaactgggtctgtaatcatactgacgagtgattaacaaaatcagaGAGCCtggttgaaacatgttgaaacgaaGTTGATTCGATGttgaacgagatgcttctgtgaagcatacactgggttgcctgtggtacgtgctacagaaaatcagaaggcactgaattgtgtggtattgaaatacagcattccagtctctgaggaataacaaataaaagagaagcgagaaacattggcttctgggctgacatgttgataattttcaagttccctcacaacttcttttcaccacaagtgtgccctatgagcatctgaaagctttgtaatactaaaccaatctcgttcccagagtcttcgttccccttgaccagcgggtcgggaaacgagagactctgggataatccgtttcGAATGACAAGATTCTTGTCATGAACACCATTGCGCAGGCGTAGGCGTAACAGCAAAATGGCGGAGAGAGTGGAGGATTTGATTCACGATGGCATGCACttttctttagcaaaattagGATATATCAACatagaactgaaaaaggaacAACATGACGTGTTGGAGCGATATCCCTGGACAAAAATCTGTGCTGAATATGTTACCAACGGGCTGTGTTTCTCAAGTGTTGCCTGGGATTttcgattagaatttgtgtaacgtggaaatgtaaagcagattgtgtcgctgctgaatgcactgatccgggattagtttcaaatgttaaaagactgtctttgttttgttttgtttttttttgtatcgtGGAAGATGAGAGAGAGCGAAACATCAGACTctaattacaaaattaaacgagacttaccttaggaagttgaagtttgatggtagTTTTATCAAATCATTTGTAGTGCATCGGATTAACATGAGATGCGCACGCACCGCCGTGACTCAGTCTTTAAAAGCATTTTGGGCGAACAAACATATATCAAAAAATAATGGGAGGGAACAAAGATAGAGGGCATGGGCATGTTAACCCGATGCACtacaaatgatttgatagaactaccatcaaacttcaacttcctaaggtaagtctcgtttaattttgtaattctaTCAAATCATTACGTACATACGGGTTACCATGAGACTTCAAAGCTGTGAGCCCCAAAATGGACAAGCCAGGAATCAGCCATGTGCTGCAAATGATTTTATTATGAATTATATTTCAACATACGTATATTCAAGCATCCTATTTCTCAACTGTACTTAAGACAGCATTGCTCATCTGATCTGTGATGGCCCCCGGTTTATCATAATATTTCCTAAATGTAGATTCTTGTGACCATCCAGCGAGTTTCATAACAACATCGATTGGAAGGAGCTGAGCTGCTTTCGTAGTCGAAGCGCTCCTTGTACTATGAGCTTAGTAAATATTAACGTCAATATTAGCTAAACTCAAACATGTTTTCAACCATCTACCTATCGTAGAGCTAGACACTTCATTATGAGGCTTAATGTACGATATCAATAACTTAGAAGTCTTTCGTAATGATTGTGTAACTTCAATATAACGCTCAAGTGTAGTGTAAACACACAAAGTTTCTTTCGGGTACTGAAAAAGGCGGACATTTCCAAACACTCGACCTGGTTTGTCTTGTTTAAGATGTCCCGATAAAGAAAAACTAAAGTAGgttgggaatttttttttcatatgttCCCCTGAAATATCTAAATAACTTAAAGTTTGACATCTTTGTCCAGTTACTAATGCAATAAGCATGACCAATTTCATCGTAAGGTCTTTCAACTTTAATGAATGAAGAGGTGTTAATTGTTCTAAATAGTCAAGGACTTGCTCCACAGGCCAAACTTCTTGGAATTTGGGAATAGGTGGGATTTCGTTAAACACACCTTTCAGAAATCTGCAGATTAAAGGATGTTTCCCTATATTCTGGCTCACGTCTGTATTATCTGCTGTACATAATGCCGAGATGGCTGACCTTGCAGTGTTCAACGATGAATAACTGTAACCTTTGTCATATAAATCATGAAGAAAGTCCAAAACTAATGAAACAGGGGCACGCATAAAAGAGTTTTGCCTTGACAGACAAAATGTGGACCATTTGTCGAGGAACACATCATATTGTTTAACTGTACTCGATCTCCAAGAGGACATGATGACGTTGGCAACTTGTGGCGAAATTCCATGCTCAACAAGGGATTGCCTGACACTCTGCATACCAGTAGGGTGACCTGGAGGGGGTGTCGTTGTTCTCCCAATAAAGGATTCGTCAATGTTTTTCTGGTTGCTTTGAAATAACGTGGCGTGTCCACTAACATGCTtaacaaagaagcaaaataacTTTGAGTAGGCCACATAGGTACAATCAAAATCCCAGTGGCCCCATCACCCCGGATTTTTGACAAACAGCGACCCACGAGAACAAACGCGGTAAACGCATAAAATGTATGGGAAGCCCAGTTTAAGGTAAATGCGTCCACATATCGAGCGAACGGATCAGCTTTCCAGGATACATAAGCTGGCAATTTGGCATTCACTCGTGATGCAAACAAATCAATGGTAGGTCCAAGGGCAAACACTTTTAATATCTGATTGAATACTTCATCCGTGACACTCCATTCAAGGTTAGGATTGAATTTTCTCGATAACTCATCAGCCTCACAGTTTTCTGTCCCAGGGGTGTGTGCTGCGGACAACCAAATGCTCTTTTCTATCGCCCATTGCCAAATGTCATAAGCAATGCGATTACAACTGTCGGATTGGCATCCCCCCATGGCATTGATGTAACACACGGCCGTTACATTGTTACTCATAATACGTATATGGGTATCGTGTTCAGCGTGACAGAGCGACAACAACCCCCAACGGATTGCTAGTAATTCAAGGCAATTGATGTGTTGATCTTTTTCACTTCTGCACCAAACCCCCTGGGTTTTCATCTCACTCCATTTAGCACCCCACCCTGTTAGGGAGGCGTCGGTTTCAAGGATAGAATGGGGATCTTCGCGCGTGATTTTTCTTACACTAGAATCCACGTGAGTGATCCACCAAGACAATTCCCCTAAACTCTCTGGGGAAAGGACCATGTACGCTTCATAGTCACCCTTACACCGTTTCAAAGCGTCCATTTTGTCTCGATCGAGAGAACGGTAATGCAAAGGCCCATACTGGACCCCCGGAAAAGTGGATATTAATGTTCCAACGAGGGACGCTACTTCTCGTATAGAGTGTTCCTTGTTTACACGTAAAAAATCTCGACAACGCTTAATGATGGCGCTGACTTTTTCCTCTGTCAGCCTCACAGTCATGTCAATAGATGACACTACAAATCCCAAGTATTCTATTTTTTGAGTTGGCACAACCATTGACTTTTTAGGGTGTACTTGGAAGCCCAGCGATATGAATAATTGGACTGCTGTCAATGTGTTCATTAAGCATGTTTCATAAGTATCGCCTAGGTATAAAGAGTCATCAATATAGCCTGCACACGAAATTCCACACTGTCCTCTCAAATAGGCGAACACAGGCTTTAGCGCCTTTGTAAATATACGGGGAGACGATGTCAAACCCATAGGGAGACAC containing:
- the LOC138040768 gene encoding melanocyte-stimulating hormone receptor-like; this encodes MEAALYWSTIPNIVFNAVLCFTALTLNGATMYALRKTPSVPKPLKALLLSLAVSDLGVGILVHPLFITRFALESRLQADLDTSFPTFDRVSFLVAFQFAYPSFFGVLSLSLDRFLAIHLHLRYQELVTYQRIVTAVISVWVLSGLITLIWLIPFHIAYVLFAIIVVSCFVVSGVLNSMIYATVRRHAHQIHSLQVQPTVQENAPNVSNASTLRKSTFMTIHIYVLFLVCYLPFVCTLGFISFYPGVAVLKAVKQYTVTLLLLNSSLNPLIYCWKLRGVLQTIMNTLVHAISSQN